The genomic segment TAAATAAATGTTGCCCTGAAATTCCTCGTCCTAGCACTGGAGAGCAGTTGTTAGTGATGAGGATTTTTAATATTTAGAGGATTTACTAATTAAGAGAAGAAGTTAAGAGGAGGAAAACAGATGGGAGATAGTTATGATTTCACGAATATCGAAGAAAAATGGCAGCAATATTGGGAAGAGGAGCAATTATTTGAGACTGAATTAGATCCGGACAAGCCGAAGCATTATACACTGGAGATGTTTCCTTATCCATCTGGTAATCTACATATGGGACATGTTAGGGTTTATTCTATTGGAGACGTAATTGCCAGATTTAAACGGATGCAGGGCTATAATGTATTACATCCGATGGGCTGGGATTCCTTCGGACTACCTGCAGAGAATGCAGCTATCGAACGGGATATTCATCCTAACAGTTGGACTTGGGATAATATTGCTAATATGAAGAAGCAGTTAAAGAGTTTAGGGCTCAGTTATGATTGGAACCGTGAGGTAGCTACCTGTCATCCTGATTATTATAAATGGACGCAGTGGTTATTTTTACAGCTGTATAAGGAAGACTTAGCTTATAAACAGGAGTCTGCTGTTAACTGGTGTCCAGGCTGTGAAACTGTATTAGCCAATGAACAGGTAGTTAATGGAGGTTGTGAACGGTGTGATACAGAAGTAGAGGAGAAGAATTTAGCTCAGTGGTTTTTTAAAATTACTGAGTATGCTGATGAATTACTGGAGGACCATGAGTTACTGGATGACTGGCCTGATAGAGTTAAGACAATGCAGCAGAACTGGATTGGACGTAGTGAAGGTGTAGAGATTAAGTTTCCTATAGATGGACTGGATGAAGAGTTAGAGGTCTTTACAACTCGTCCGGATACAGTTTATGGAGCTACTTATATGGTATTAGCACCTGAACATCCCTTAGTAGAAGAATTAACTAGCGGAACTGAGCAGGAAGAAGAGGTTATGGACTTTGTATCAGAGATGAAGGAAAAGGATGATGAAGAGAGGACTTCTCAAGAATCTGAGAAGAGAGGAGTCTTTACTGGCGGTTATGCTGTAAATCCAATGACCGAGGAAAGGATTCCTATTTTAGTTGCTAATTATGTCTTAATGAGTTATGGAACGGGAGCTATTATGGCAGTGCCGGCCCATGATCAGCGAGACTTTGATTTTGCCAAAAAGTATGACCTGGATATTAGAGTAGTTGTGCAGCCAGAAGATGAAGAAATGAGCGGCGATACACTAGAGGAAGCCTATACTGATGATGGTGTGATTGTTAATTCCGGAATGTTAAATGGTCTCGATACTGATGAAGCCTTTGATAAGATAGCAGATTATATGGAAGAGAATAATATTGGTAATAAAGAGATTAATTATCGGCTGCGAGACTGGCTAGTCTCCCGGCAGAGATATTGGGGTACACCGATTCCAATCATTTATTGTGATGAATGTGGAGCTGTTCCAGTACCAGAAGAAGAGCTGCCGGTTGAACTGCCGACGGATGTAGAGATTACAGGACATGGCCAGTCGCCGTTAGCTCAGGTAGATGAGTTTGTGAATACTACCTGCCCCGAGTGTGGTAAGGCGGCCCAAAGAGAGACAGATACTATGGATACCTTTGTTGATTCCTCCTGGTACTTTTTAAGATATACTGATTCGGGAAATGAAGAAGAAATTTTTGATTCCAAGAAGGCAAATTACTGGATGAATGTTGACCAGTATGTCGGCGGTATTGAACATGCTATTTTACATCTTTTATATGCGCGGTTCTTTATGAAGTTTATTAGCGACTTGGGTATAGCTGATGCTAAAGAGCCTTTTGAGCGGCTTTTGGCCCAGGGAATGGTACTTAAAGATGGTGCTAAAATGTCTAAATCTAAAGGCAATGTAGTAGATCCATTGGAGATTATCGATAATTACGGTGCTGATACTGCAAGATTATTTATGCTCTTTGCTGCACCTCCCCAGAAGGATCTGGAATGGGATGATGAAGGTGTTAAGGGTGCATCCAGATTTTTAGATCGAGTCTGGAGGGTTACTGCTGAATATACTGATCAGATTAAGGAGATAGATTTAGATAATCTTCAGATAGATAATCTAGATAAATCAGAAAAAGAGCTTTACCGCAGTGTACATCTAGCTATTAAGGATGTAACTGAGGATTTAGATAATAGAAAGCAGTTCAATACTGCTATTAGTTCGATTATGGAGTTAATAAATAGTCTTTATCAATATCGAGATCAGGCAGCTGAAGAAAATATTGAGTTAATAGCTTTAGCTGTTAAGACAGCTATATTACTCTTATCTCCGTTTGCCCCTCATATAACTGAAGAATTATGGTCTAAATTAGGCCAGTCGGAAAGTGTTCATTGTCAGGAATGGCCTGAATATAAAGAAGAAGCATTAAAGAAGGATGAGATTACGATTGTTGTTCAGATTAATGGTAATGTAAGGGATCGAGTTGAAGTAGCTCCTAATATTGAAGAAGAGGAGTTAAAGGAATTAGTTTTAGCTCAAGATAAGGTTCAAGACTATCTAACAGAAGATAAAGAGTTAGTTAAGACAATTGTAGTACCTAAGAAACTGGTTAACTTAGTGATTCAGTAAAGAGTAGAATATAGAGTTTAAAAGCTCCCTTATTTAATCAATAAGGGAGCTTTTTTTATTTTATGCAGGAAATTTATGCTAATTGATTAAAAATAGAAAAAAGGGAGGGATATGAATGCTTAGGTTTACTAAACGGGAAGAAATGATTTTATTGGTAATTATAATTACCTTAGTAATCGGCAGCGGAATAATAGCAGTCAATTATTTTACAGATAAGAAATCAGAAAAGGCGTTTGTAGCAGATAATACCGCAAAGAAATCTGTAGAATCAAAAGAAGAGAAATTAGAACAGAAGCAGCAGTCGGAGGATAAAGAATTGGATGAAATTTTAGTTCAAGTTGGAGGTGAGATCAATCAGCCTGGGGTTTATAAATTAAGGGAGGGAAGTAGGATCTTTCAATTATTAGATAAGGCAGGTGGCATAACTTCAAAGGCCGATTTAGACCAGATGAATTTAGTTAAAGAATTAAAGGACGGGGAGAAGATAATTGTTCCTAAAGAGGTTACAACAGAGAAAAAGACAGCAATTCAAGGAGATAACCAAAAGAAAACTGAACAAGATAAAATTAATTTAAATACTGCAACTAAGAATGAATTACAGCAGTTATATCGAATTGGGCCTGCTTTATCTGATAGAATTATTGAGTATCGCAATCAACACGGCGGTTTCAATAAGATATCGGAATTAAAGGAAGTATCACGAATTGGTGAAAAGATTTTTCAAGAGAATAAGGAACGATTGACAGTCCGATGAGCTTAGGGAAAGAATTTAAAGCTCCTTTTTTGATTATATTATTTTCACTGGCAGCAGGAATAGGTTTAGGATTTATGCTTGATATTTCATTATTGATTTTGATAATCAGTCAAATAGGTTTAATAATCGGTATAATTATTTGTTGGTATTATGAGTTGGAGTTAAGTAAAGTATTAATTTTGATCTTTATTCTGCTGGCAGGCTTAACTCTAGTTCAGAATTTGGAGTATCAATACCAAAATTCTAAAGTAGTTACCGATTATGCTGGTGAATATATAAAAGTTAAAGGGAGGGTAGTTGAAAAATCTAAAGCCAAGAAGGAAACGAAGTATATTTTAGAGCCGGAAATGGTTATCCAGGAAGGTAAAGAGGATAGATTAAAGCACGGCAAGGTATTATTAAAGCTTAAAGATGAAGGATATAATTATGGTGATGTCTTAGAAGTTACTGGCCGACTACGGCTGCCGATGACCAATCGGAATCCAGGAGGATTTTCTTATCGTGATTATCTAAAGCAGCAGGGAGTCTACAGTCTATTATCGGATAGGAAAGTAGATAGGATTAGATTAATCGGTAATAAAGGAAATCCATTAATAAAATTAAGTTTACAGTTTAAGTCGCATGCTGGTAAGATACTGGATAAAACAGTAGATGAGCCTTATAATCTTTTATTAAGAGGATTATTATTGGGAGAAAAAGAATTACTTCCGAATGAAATTATGAATAAATTTGAACAGGTAGGGCTAAATCATTTGTTGGTAATTTCTGGATTTCATATTGGACTGTTAGTTTTGATTCTAAATAGTATCTGCCGCGGTTTGAAGCTGCCGGTTAAGTTGGCTGATTTGATGGCGATATTCTTAATTATAGGCTATATAATTATTACTTATGGACAGGCTTCAGTAGTTAGAGCAGGAACAGTAGTGATTCTTTATATCATAGGAAGATGGTTTAATCGTAAAGTAAATATCTATAATATTTTATCACTGGTTGCTGTGATTATATTAATTTATAATCCGTATTATCTGTTACGGCCTAGTTTTCAGCTGTCTTTTATGGTTGTGTATAGTATTATTTATTTAACTCCTGTACTGCAGAGGCGTCTGTTCTTCTTACCTAGCTTTGTAGCAAGAGTGTTAGCAGCTTCAATAGCAGCTCAGCTGGGTGCCTTTCCAATTCTGGTTTATCACTTTAATCGGATATCTTTTGGGCCGATAATAGGAAATATCTTAGTAATGCCGGTAGTAAGTCTGATTATTTTCTTGGGGTTTATCTCCTTATTAGTTGGAAATCTACATTTGATCTTTGCCCAGTTACTGAATAATATTAGTTATTTATTATCTACTTTTTTGTTAGAGTTAGTTGGTTACTTAATGAAGTTTGATTTTCTAACATTTAAGCTGCCTAGGCCTAATCTTTTAGTAATTGGTATCTATTATTTTTTATTTTTTCAATCCCGGGATCTCTTAGCTGAAGAAATTATTCCTAATTTTCAGCGGAAAAGAGAGAAGATTATCCTTGGTTTATTAATTATTCTACTCTGTATTTTAGTGTCAGAGTTCAGTTATATTCTTGATGATGGATTAGAAGCAGTATTTTTAGATGTTGGTCAGGGAAGTGCTTCTCTATTATCCTTACCGTCAGGGAAGAAAGTCTTGATTGATGGTGGGCCTGATAAGGATTTAGTAGCTGATTTTTTATACCAGAATGGGGTCTCTCAGTTGGAATTAATTATTCTTTCACATTTTCATAGTGATCATTACAAAGGGTTATTTAGAGTAATCAAGGAGTTTGAGGTGGATAGAGTATTGGTTCCAGAACCAGCAGTACAGAATGAAATAGTTAGTAGCTTCTTTCAGATGCTAAAGAAAAAAGGGATTGATTATAGAGAGATAAAAGGGGGAGGAAAGTATGATTTAGGAAAGGTGAAATTTAATTTTTATCATTATCCAGGTAGTATATCTGATCCTAATAATAATTCTTTGATTACAAGATTAAGTTATAATGATTTCCAGATATTATTTACTGGTGATGCAGAAAAGAAAGTAGAGGAGTATCTATTACAAAAGAAGGTTCCTGTGGATAGCGAAGTCTTAAAAGTAGGTCACCACGGTAGTGATTCCTCCAGTAAATTAGACTTTTTACAGCAGGTTAAGCCTAAGCTATCTGTAATTTCAGTGGGCAGATGGAATAGATATAATCTACCTGATGCAGGTGTGATTAATAGATTAGAAAGTATAGAAGCAGAAGTATTTGAAACAAAAGAAGAGGGAGCAGTTATTATCGAAAGTGATGGTGAAAAATATTGGCTACAACAGAGGTAAAGAAGGAATAATTAGTCTGTAGATCAAAATATATGAAGTAGGTGTAAAGGTGGGAGGAGATAGAATGAAACTAATAAATTTAATGGAGGATTTTTTACAGTGGATTGAAGTAGAAAAGGGTTATGCTGATTCTACTATTAAAGCCTATGAATATGATATTCTTCTCTTTTTAAGATGGTATGATGGCGGTGAAATAATACAGGGAGAGAATAAAGAAGATTTAAAGATTAAATTAAAAAGGATTGAATTGGAAAATGTAACCTTGGAAGAATTAAGAAAGTTTGTAGTGTATTTAGCCCAAGAATTGGATTATTCTAATACAACACGCTGCCGTAAGATAGCGTCTCTTAAGTCTTTCTGGAATTATTTATGTAAAGTTAGAAAGTTAACTGATAATATAGCATCTGACCTTTCACTGCCTAAAAAGGAACCGACAACAGAAATTTATTTAAAACAGAAAGAGATTAATCAACTATTTGTAGCTATTGATGAGATATCAAGGAATATTATTAGAGATAAATCTATTCTAGCTGTATTATTATATACCGGAATCCGGGTTAGTGAATGTATTAATCTGAATCTATCTGATATTGATCTGGAAAGTAGGATTCTCCGGATAGTAAAGGGCAAAGGCGGTAAGTCGCGGATGATAGGGATTAATAAGGAATTAATGCCGTATATTAAGGACTATCTACAGAAGCGGCAGCAAGTTTTGATAGAGGGAAATCCGTTATTTTTAAGCGAAAGAGGGAATCGTTTGAATAAAAGGACTCTGCAGTATCACTTCAAACGTTGGGTTGAAGAAGCAGGGCTGCCAGATGAAGTGACAGTTCATAAGTGTAGACATACTTTCTTAAGCCATCTATGCCAGAATGGAGCCTCGCTGGCAGAAATCAAACAGATCTCTGGCCATAAGAATCTTGCTAGTCTGCAGAGGTACTTACATAATGACCAAAAACGTCTTAATAAGATTGTAAATAAGGTCTCCTATAAATAGGAAACCTAGTCTTTAGGAAAGTAACATATAAATTCAGTTCCATAATCCGGTTTACTTTCTATTTCCAATCTCCCGCCGGCTTCTTTTACGAGTTCTTTAACAATATGCAGCCCATAACCTCGTTTGGCTCCTTTCGATGAAAAGCCGGCCTCAAGTATTTCTCCTACCAGTTTATCTTCGATTATCGGACCTGTATTGAAGACATTTAAGATGTATTCCTCACTTCCATTTCTTCCTTTAATTTCAATTCTACATTCTTCATTGAAGTCTTTAGTAGCATCTATTGCATTATCAACTAAATTGGATACTATGCGAAATATTTTATTAAGGGGTAGTTTTATATTTTCAATACCTTCATCAATTTGATAATTAAATTTAAGGCTTTCATTAGCTGCTTTTTCTTTTTTAGGAACTAGGATTGAGTCTAAAATGGTATTAGTAACTTCGGTTTGCTCATACTTGAGATTAGCCAGGTCTTTGCTTAAGGATTTAATATACTTCTGGGCTTTTTTATTCTTACCGAGCTGTACCATACCGTAAAGTGTCTGGAGATGATTGGCAAAGTCATGCTTCTGGCTTCTTAAGCTTTCGATTAATTTTTCTTTTTCTTCTAATTTAACTTTTTGTAGTTTGAATTTCATTTCATGGTTGATCAGTTTAATTGCTTCTTTAATCATAATAATTGATAGAAATGATAAGCAGATACTGATAAATAGAATGATATTTAATAATACGGATGGTAATTTAAAAGAAGTAATATGGCTTTTAATATTAAATATTAATAATAGGAATGACTGAGTTAATAGAATGATTATTATATATTTTATTCTTAAATTACTTTTCCATTTCATTGTTTATCACCAGTAGAATTATAGATTTTATGTAGAGATTCAAGATCAAAGAAGCTAAAGTCATAAAAATAAATCATAAATCCAGTAATTAATAATGGAAGTTTGGTTAAATAGAAGGCAATCCAATTTAAAATCAATTTATTATTGATAAGCTCTTGAATGTTAGTATTAAAATATTGAAAAATTAATGGAAAAACTAATGTTTCACCCAATAATAGGAGAATGTATCCTAATAGAGAAGCAATTATTGCCGAACTCCAGGTAATTTCAATAAATTTTTTGAATGATAAGGTTAAAATAAAATATAAAATTATTATATGAATACCATATAACTTAAGTATATTTCTCAATATAACCAAACTACAAATACAGCTAAGTGAAATCTTAATATGTTTTTTGATTGGAATTTTAATATTAATTAATCCTAAACCTACATAATTCATTAATAAACTTTCGGGTAGAACAAAAAATAAAATTTGACTGATTGATAGTTCCATTTTTAACCTCCTGTTCAGATAAAAAGACATCATTTTAAGGAGATTTGAGATAAAAGTAATAATTAATTAGCATTAGTAAAATTAAAAATATCATTTAAGTATTCAGAATTTAAAAGATGGAAATCAAAAATATCATTTAAGTATTCAGAATTTAAAAGATGGAAATCAAAAAAATAAATCATTAAACTCATGATTAATGATGGAAGTTTAGTTAAATAAAAAATAATTGAAAATAAAATTAAATCATTATTAATAAAAGTTTTAATATTAGTATTAAGATACTGAAAAACTAATGGAAACAGTACCAGTTCACTTAATAATAGAATAATAAATCCTAATAGAGAAGCTATTATTGCTAAATTCCAGCTAATTTCAATAAAAATTCTAAATAATAAAGTTAAAGATAAGAATAAAAATATTATGTGAAGGCCATATAAATTAAGAATGTCTCTTAATAATATTAAACAGCAAGTATAAATAATTGTAATTTTTATATGCTGTTGAAGTTTGATTTTAATATTAATTAATCCTAAGCTTACATAAATTAGCAGGAAACTTTCAGGAACAATATGTAATAAGATTTGAATAGTAGATAAGTTCATTTGTACCTCCTTAGTTAGGGGGGAGAATGTAAAAAATGGTATGAAGCTATGTTACATTACTTAGAAATATTTTTTTATGTTTTTATATGTAAGTAGATTTAAATATTGAATCTATTATATTTTTCCTCCCACTTATAAATTATTATATATTTTTATCTGAATTCCTCCTTTTTTTAGAATGAAATACCAAAAATAATAAATTAGTTTTAAAAATTGACCCTTATTTTCGTGAAAAAATATTTTCATGTAAAGTTTTTTGTTTAAAGAAAGGAGGATAAAATGAGTGATAAAAAGGGAATTGAATTATTAAGTGAAAAATTAGTTCTTGGTTTATTTAAAGATTTATCTATGGAAGAAAAGGAAGTCTTAAGCTATGGAGCAACAATTCTATTATCAACTTTAGGTACTTATTTATTGTTAATATTTGTTTCTTCACTATTTAATGTTACAGTTTTAGCTTTAACAGCAGTAGCTACTTCTTCACTGTTAAGAATCTTTTCAGGTGGAGTTCATGCCTCTAGATTTAGAAATTGTGCTCTATCTGGAACTATTGTCTTTACTACATTGGGATTGATTGTGAGTAACTTTGGAAGCCAAATCAAAAATATAAATATATTAGTGTGTCTTCTTTTAATAACAGGTTCATTGATTATCTATCTTTATGCACCGGCAGAGATTAAAGAAAAGCCGATTACTAGTCAAGAAAAACGGGCAAGATTTAAGATTTATTCTTTCATTGTTTTAAGTAGTTTATTATTGATCTATTATATTATCAATTTAAGAACAGACTATAATTATTTTGTGCTGGCAGGATTGTTAGGTATTTCATGGCAGCTATTTACACTAACACCTATAGCTTATAAACTACTTGGTAGAAATGATAATATTTGAAAGATAAATGATTTTTAAATGGAGTTCTAATTATTTATGAAAAGGAGGTGAGAAAATGAAGGAAGCAATTGCTAAGTTATTAAAAAAGGCAACAAAGGCTAATGTAGCATCAGTAAGTGGTATTGCTTATTACCAACCAGAAGTACCACAGGCTGTAAAGAAAGAAGATAAGTAAATTACTTATTAAATAGCTAGGTAGGATTCTTATTCTACCTAGCTATTTTCATTTTAGGAGGGATTTCATGGGAAAAGAGAATGATTTAGATAAAATAGCTCAGACGGTGAATATCTGGTGTAAATCTTTGATACAGAAAGATGAAGCAAATTTAAAGTCTATAGTAAATCCTTATAATTTTAGAGATAAAGAGATAGCCTACAAGAACACTAAATTGATTCATCAAGAGGATATCCAGTATACTCATACTGAATATATTGAACATGTTCGCTTGTTATGGAAGAAACGGAAATATTTGCAGACTAGGACTAGAGATGCTGTTACTTATTTAATGAAAGAGTTTGCTATTTATAATGCTACTTTGCAAGCTAAGATAAAGAATAAGAATGATAATTCTGTTATTGAATATAATGATATGGATGCATCATTTGAATTATTAAAGATTGACAATCAATGGTATCTTTCAGGGCTAACAAATATTATCAGAATCAATAATTAACAGGCAGTGATAGTGTTGAATTTAAGTTGAGTTTTGATAAATTGCAGATGGAATTACAACTATATTGATATATTGTGTCACTTTCCATTTACAGCTAATATGATTTTATTCATGACATTGCAGATTATAGTCAACAAATCTCTTACGCTTGCCGTTCGTTCGACATCCTGTCTCACTCACTCTCAAAAAAGAACTTTCCGCCATAGCCAGCATACAAACCAATGGCTGGCTATGGGAGTAACCTTTAGAGCTAAATATGGTAGTATTGAGCAAATCTAAAGGACTAAGAACAAAAAGAAATTATTCTACAACCTCCATGGCTCCAAGTTCTTTTTAAGAGTCGCTCCAGAGAAATGTTGACTATGACCCTCCCCCAATTTGTTAGACACCCAGTTAAGCGATATAATAGAAGTAACGGAGGTGCTACAATTGGGAGAAAAACGAAGAACATATACAGAAGAATTCAAAAAAGATGCTGTTGAACTATCAAATAGATCAGATAAAACAGTTAAAAATGTATCTGAAAATCTTGACATACCTTATGGTACTTTAATTAGATGGCGTAGAGAGTACAAAGATAAAGGTGATCTTGCTTTTCCAGGCCATGGCAAACAGAAACTAACTCCTGAACAAAAAGAAATTCAAAGACTAAAAAAGAATTAAAAGATGCTAAAACAGAGCGTGATATTTTAAAAAGGCCGTAAGCATCTTCTCGAACGAAGCGAAGTAATTTACGGTTTTATCAGGGACCACAGTGATCAATTTACTGTGGTGAAGATGTGTCAGGTTTTAGAGGTGTCCCGCTCTGGATATTATAAATGGTTAAATAGAAAACCATCTCAAAGAGAAAAATAAATAAAAAATTAAAACTTAAAATAGCTGAAATTTACTGGCAGCATAATGGAACATATGGTAGCCCTAGAATTCATAGAGTGCTGCGAAAAGAGGGTTATACAGTGAACATTAAAAGAGTTGCTAGGTTAATGCGGATAATGGGTTTAAAAGCAATTCAAAAAAGAAAGTTTAAAAGAACTACCAATTCAAATCATGACTTACCTTTAAAAGAAAATCTCCTAAAAAGGGATTTTGATATAGATAAACCAGATAAAGTCTGGGTCTCTGATATTACTTATATATCAACTAAAAAGGGTTGGCTTTACCTGGCAGTTGTAATTGATCTCTATTCAAGAAAAGTAGTTGGCTATTCTATGAGTAAAAGAATAAATACAGATTTAATAATGTCAGCAACTAAGATGGCTATAAGTCGCCGCAACCCTGAAGCAGGACTTATATTCCACTCTGATAGAGGTAGCCAGTATGCAAGCCACAAAGTACAGAATTTATTTAAACAGCATAGTATTAGATCCTCAATGAGTCGTAAAGGTGACTGTTGGGATAATGCAGTTGCTGAAAGTTTCTTTGGTACTTTGAAGATTGAGTTAGTTTATCATAAAAAGTATTTAACCAGAAATCAAGCTAGGTTAGATATATTTGAATATATTGCTAGTTACTATAATAAAGTTAGGCTACATTCATATTTAGATTACATGAGTCCGAAAGACTACGAGAAAGAGAGAAAAATGGCTTAATATAGTGTCTAATTTAATGGGGGAACCTCAACTATTTGTAATAGATATATCGCTATGGTTATCACCAATGAAAGTTGCTGTAAGCACATATTGACTATTTGCGGTATTACAGAACAGAAATTTCATTGATCTGGTTTTAAACGCTTCCTCCGATAATTTTGCACAATTAGTTGATATCTTGCAACAAGCGACTTTAAAGCAGCCCCGTAAGAGAGAATAGTTAACATATAAAGCGTAATCTTTAAATAGTAGCTCTAGGGTTAATTTATTGCTAATTGATTAGGGCTGATTTTCGGAGCGTTTGCAAGATATCAACTCTAAACTGCAACAATATATCAATATAGTTCAAATAAAAAAGCTGCTTTTTCTACTAAGAGAAAAAGCAGCTTAATTACTTACTATTCAGTTAAAGCAGGATGAATCCAGAAATCATCAACTTTATTAGGAACTTCTTTTCTTGTAACTTCATCCCAATTAATAGATTCAAAAGTATCGCGGCTCATTTCGATAGTACATGCTTTGCCGCCTTGTTCGCCATCCTTCTTATCTACTAAGTAGAGATACCATACAAGAGTAAATTTATCAATATCTTGACGGTCAGTAAACACTTTGGAGAACAGTTTATTACTGGCGGCAAATAATTTTTCTTGGATTACATCTACAGTATAACTTTCATTACCATCAGCAGCCAAATTTAATACTAATTCTTCATCAGAATAATCATATTTTAACAGAATTTCATTTCCTTGTGATGTAGCATCACCTAAGGTAGAGGAAACAAGATGCTGGACGTACTCATCGATACTTAATTCAGCTGGATCAAACTCTTCTTTCTCTTCTTCGTTAGTTTTCTTCTTTTCAGCTGTATCTTCTGGTTCAGTTTGATCTTCAGTTTCATCTGGAGCTTGAGCTTCTTCTTCAAGCTCTGGTTCAGTCTGAGTCTGATTTATATCTTCGGATTCTGGTTCAGATTGATCTGTATCTGACCCAGTTTCTTTGGAGATATCTGCCTGTGACTGCTCAGTAGTATCTGCAGCCTGATCAGACGAAGGGGTACAGCCGACAAAAACAGAAAGACACAATATTGCTACTAGACTTAATACAAATATTTTTTTCATTTTAGTCACTCCTTTAAAATTAATTTTTGGTTATTTAATTACTAGGATAAATTTATTTAAATTTTTGGGAACTGCTTTTTTGGTAGTATCTTTTATAAGTAATAATAGGAAAATAGATAAACTGTAATTATAGTGTGATTTAGAATATCACCTCCGGTAAAATTATTTATTTTTATGTAGAAAAGGGATATTTTATTTTAGTAAGAATACAACATTATGATCACATTATATTATTTTTACATCAAAAAGTAAAGATAAATAGTATTTAATTTTATTTAAATCGGTACTTGAAAATAAATAACAGTCATGGAAGTAAAAATAAAAAAGCTTGATAGTAATCTTAATTCCCATACGGCTGCTAGCTATTGGCTTTGAATTCAAAGCCAATAGCTAGCTTATGAATAGGCGAAATTATGTATAAGGAGGGGGAGTGAGCGGATATAGTGACTATATCCGCTCACTGTTTTAATGTTATTGTTGAGGTTGGTAGTTGCCAGCTTTGTTGGCTAAATTATAATCCTGTTCTTGATCATTAGTCTGAGCAGAAATGTTAGCTCCGTTGGCTAATTGGTTTTCCATTTCTTCGATCATCTTTTTAACCATCTGTCCACCAACGGCTCCACATTCACGAGAAGTCATGTTACCCCAATAACCGGATTTATATTCATCAGAGACATTGAGTTCTTGGGCAGCTTCCTGCT from the Acetohalobium arabaticum DSM 5501 genome contains:
- the leuS gene encoding leucine--tRNA ligase produces the protein MGDSYDFTNIEEKWQQYWEEEQLFETELDPDKPKHYTLEMFPYPSGNLHMGHVRVYSIGDVIARFKRMQGYNVLHPMGWDSFGLPAENAAIERDIHPNSWTWDNIANMKKQLKSLGLSYDWNREVATCHPDYYKWTQWLFLQLYKEDLAYKQESAVNWCPGCETVLANEQVVNGGCERCDTEVEEKNLAQWFFKITEYADELLEDHELLDDWPDRVKTMQQNWIGRSEGVEIKFPIDGLDEELEVFTTRPDTVYGATYMVLAPEHPLVEELTSGTEQEEEVMDFVSEMKEKDDEERTSQESEKRGVFTGGYAVNPMTEERIPILVANYVLMSYGTGAIMAVPAHDQRDFDFAKKYDLDIRVVVQPEDEEMSGDTLEEAYTDDGVIVNSGMLNGLDTDEAFDKIADYMEENNIGNKEINYRLRDWLVSRQRYWGTPIPIIYCDECGAVPVPEEELPVELPTDVEITGHGQSPLAQVDEFVNTTCPECGKAAQRETDTMDTFVDSSWYFLRYTDSGNEEEIFDSKKANYWMNVDQYVGGIEHAILHLLYARFFMKFISDLGIADAKEPFERLLAQGMVLKDGAKMSKSKGNVVDPLEIIDNYGADTARLFMLFAAPPQKDLEWDDEGVKGASRFLDRVWRVTAEYTDQIKEIDLDNLQIDNLDKSEKELYRSVHLAIKDVTEDLDNRKQFNTAISSIMELINSLYQYRDQAAEENIELIALAVKTAILLLSPFAPHITEELWSKLGQSESVHCQEWPEYKEEALKKDEITIVVQINGNVRDRVEVAPNIEEEELKELVLAQDKVQDYLTEDKELVKTIVVPKKLVNLVIQ
- a CDS encoding helix-hairpin-helix domain-containing protein → MLRFTKREEMILLVIIITLVIGSGIIAVNYFTDKKSEKAFVADNTAKKSVESKEEKLEQKQQSEDKELDEILVQVGGEINQPGVYKLREGSRIFQLLDKAGGITSKADLDQMNLVKELKDGEKIIVPKEVTTEKKTAIQGDNQKKTEQDKINLNTATKNELQQLYRIGPALSDRIIEYRNQHGGFNKISELKEVSRIGEKIFQENKERLTVR
- a CDS encoding DNA internalization-related competence protein ComEC/Rec2 — protein: MSLGKEFKAPFLIILFSLAAGIGLGFMLDISLLILIISQIGLIIGIIICWYYELELSKVLILIFILLAGLTLVQNLEYQYQNSKVVTDYAGEYIKVKGRVVEKSKAKKETKYILEPEMVIQEGKEDRLKHGKVLLKLKDEGYNYGDVLEVTGRLRLPMTNRNPGGFSYRDYLKQQGVYSLLSDRKVDRIRLIGNKGNPLIKLSLQFKSHAGKILDKTVDEPYNLLLRGLLLGEKELLPNEIMNKFEQVGLNHLLVISGFHIGLLVLILNSICRGLKLPVKLADLMAIFLIIGYIIITYGQASVVRAGTVVILYIIGRWFNRKVNIYNILSLVAVIILIYNPYYLLRPSFQLSFMVVYSIIYLTPVLQRRLFFLPSFVARVLAASIAAQLGAFPILVYHFNRISFGPIIGNILVMPVVSLIIFLGFISLLVGNLHLIFAQLLNNISYLLSTFLLELVGYLMKFDFLTFKLPRPNLLVIGIYYFLFFQSRDLLAEEIIPNFQRKREKIILGLLIILLCILVSEFSYILDDGLEAVFLDVGQGSASLLSLPSGKKVLIDGGPDKDLVADFLYQNGVSQLELIILSHFHSDHYKGLFRVIKEFEVDRVLVPEPAVQNEIVSSFFQMLKKKGIDYREIKGGGKYDLGKVKFNFYHYPGSISDPNNNSLITRLSYNDFQILFTGDAEKKVEEYLLQKKVPVDSEVLKVGHHGSDSSSKLDFLQQVKPKLSVISVGRWNRYNLPDAGVINRLESIEAEVFETKEEGAVIIESDGEKYWLQQR
- a CDS encoding tyrosine-type recombinase/integrase — its product is MKLINLMEDFLQWIEVEKGYADSTIKAYEYDILLFLRWYDGGEIIQGENKEDLKIKLKRIELENVTLEELRKFVVYLAQELDYSNTTRCRKIASLKSFWNYLCKVRKLTDNIASDLSLPKKEPTTEIYLKQKEINQLFVAIDEISRNIIRDKSILAVLLYTGIRVSECINLNLSDIDLESRILRIVKGKGGKSRMIGINKELMPYIKDYLQKRQQVLIEGNPLFLSERGNRLNKRTLQYHFKRWVEEAGLPDEVTVHKCRHTFLSHLCQNGASLAEIKQISGHKNLASLQRYLHNDQKRLNKIVNKVSYK